A single genomic interval of Drosophila virilis strain 15010-1051.87 chromosome 2, Dvir_AGI_RSII-ME, whole genome shotgun sequence harbors:
- the LOC6635092 gene encoding short-chain dehydrogenase/reductase family 16C member 6: protein MVETATTTTITRTSSSASPSNVGPPATPTAALVHRNDETTRGIYNIKIIVFLLFLPFVLFAVLLKHLLDYLFALGLKEKDVSGKVALVTGGGSGLGREICLELARRGCKVAVVDVNSKGCYETVELLSKIPRCMAKAYKNDVSSPRELQLMAVRVEKELGPVEILVNNASLMPMTSTPHLKSDEIDTILQLNLGSYIMTTKEFLPKMITRKSGHLVAVNALAGLVPLPGAGIYTATKYGIMGFMEALRAELRLSDCDYVRTTVANTYLMRTSGDLPLLSDAGVSKSYPGLSTPYVAEKIVKGVLLNERMIYVPKIFALSVWLFRLLPTKWQDYMLLRFYNFDARSAHLFYWK from the exons ATGGTTGAAAcggctacaacaacaactatcaCGCGTACGTCGTCCAGTGCGTCGCCGAGCAACGTTGGGCCACCAGCCACGCCTACTGCAGCGCTGGTGCATCGCAATGACGAGACAACTCGCGGcatttacaatataaaaattattgtttttttattgtttctgcCTTTTGTGTTATTTGCTGTGCTTCTTAAACATCTTTTGGACTACCTATTCGCTCTTGGACTTAAGGAAAAAGACGTGAGCGGAAAGGTAGCACTG GTGACAGGCGGTGGGAGTGGCTTGGGTCGCGAAATTTGTCTGGAGCTGGCAAGAAGGGGATGCAAGGTAGCCGTCGTGGATGTCAATTCCAAGGGCTGCTATGAGACAGTAGAGTTGCTATCTAAAATTCCTCGTTGTATGGCAAAGGCATATAAG AATGATGTTTCCTCACCACGTGAACTACAGTTGATGGCTGTTAGAGTGGAAAAGGAGCTGGGTCCCGTCGAAATTCTGGTGAACAATGCGTCCCTGATGCCAATGACATCGACGCCGCATCTGAAAAGCGATGAAATCGACACTATCTTGCAGCTTAACCTCGGCTCCTATATAATG ACAACAAAAGAGTTTTTACCAAAGATGATTACGCGTAAATCAGGTCACTTGGTGGCAGTTAATGCATTGGCAG GACTGGTACCGCTTCCTGGCGCGGGAATTTATACGGCAACAAAGTATGGCATTATGGGCTTCATGGAAGCACTACGTGCGGAGCTGCGCCTTTCGGACTGTGACTATGTGCGTACAACTGTCGCCAATACTTACTTAATGAGGACCAGCGGAGATTTGCCGCTTCTAAGCGATGCGGG AGTATCGAAAAGTTATCCCGGCCTCTCTACTCCCTATGTGGCagagaaaattgttaaaggCGTGCTATTAAATGAGCGTATGATTTACgtgccaaaaatatttgcacttaGTGTATGGCTTTTCAG ATTATTGCCGACTAAATGGCAGGATTATATGCTGCTACGATTCTATAATTTCGATGCGCGCAGCGCACACTTGTTTTATTGGAAATAA